From Streptomyces sp. NBC_01460, a single genomic window includes:
- a CDS encoding succinate dehydrogenase iron-sulfur subunit, with product MATPTLEKSDKAPEPEAGFADTPYITATFRIRRFNPEVTDEVEWQDFQISIDPKERVLDALHKIKWEQDGTLTFRRSCAHGICGSDAMRINGKNRLACKTLIKDINPEKPITVEAIKGLTVLKDLVVDMDPFFQAYRDVMPFLVTKGNEPTRERLQSPEDRERFDDTTKCILCAACTSSCPVFWNDGQYFGPAAIVNAHRFIFDSRDEAGEQRLEILNDRDGVWRCRTTFNCTDACPRGIEVTKAIQEVKRALITRRF from the coding sequence ATGGCAACCCCCACCCTGGAGAAGTCGGACAAGGCCCCGGAGCCCGAGGCCGGCTTCGCCGACACCCCGTACATCACGGCGACGTTCCGGATCCGCCGCTTCAACCCCGAGGTCACCGACGAGGTCGAGTGGCAGGACTTCCAGATCTCGATCGACCCGAAGGAGCGTGTGCTCGACGCCCTTCACAAGATCAAGTGGGAGCAGGACGGCACGCTGACGTTCCGGCGCTCCTGCGCGCACGGCATCTGCGGCTCCGACGCGATGCGGATCAACGGCAAGAACAGGCTCGCCTGCAAGACGCTGATCAAGGACATCAACCCGGAGAAGCCGATCACGGTCGAGGCCATCAAGGGCCTCACGGTCCTGAAGGACCTCGTGGTCGACATGGACCCGTTCTTCCAGGCCTACCGCGACGTCATGCCCTTCCTCGTCACCAAGGGCAACGAGCCGACCCGCGAGCGCCTGCAGTCCCCCGAGGACCGTGAGCGCTTCGACGACACCACCAAGTGCATCCTGTGCGCCGCGTGCACGTCCTCGTGCCCGGTGTTCTGGAACGACGGCCAGTACTTCGGCCCGGCGGCCATCGTCAACGCGCACCGCTTCATCTTCGACTCGCGTGACGAGGCCGGGGAGCAGCGTCTGGAGATCCTCAACGACCGTGACGGTGTGTGGCGTTGCCGCACGACGTTCAACTGCACGGACGCCTGCCCGCGTGGCATCGAGGTCACCAAGGCGATCCAGGAAGTGAAGCGCGCGCTCATCACCCGCCGCTTCTGA